A window of Candidatus Bathyarchaeota archaeon genomic DNA:
GCCGAGATGCATGGACCGGCATGTAGACAACTCCTAGAGAAGGTGAGAGATGGCAAGATTAAAGCTGCGGTAACAGATTTCCATGTGGATACGGTGGTAATCGTTATGGAAAGATACGGTGTTGAATGGGATAAAATAGGTTTATTCCTCGCATCCCTTCTCCGCTACAGAGGGTTAAGGGTATATCCCCTGAGTTTGGTCAGTCGGATAAAGGCAACATCCTTCATGAGAGATTACGGCCTAAGCTTTGACGATGCATTGGCGGTTCAAGCTCTAAAGGAGATCTCTTCCAACACGATAGTTTCCTACGACAACGACTTCGACTCAGTAGACTGGGTTAGGAGACGAACTCCAGAAAACTTGCTCGAAGAAGGATGTTAGAGCTTAGCCCTTCGGAGTGCATGAGGCTCTAGAATAGCTGAAAGACCCCCCTCGGTTTAGAGCTTTCTAACTCCTGCTAGAAAAGTTAA
This region includes:
- a CDS encoding type II toxin-antitoxin system VapC family toxin; amino-acid sequence: MKPERSGLGKPWSTEVLLDANVFLEAELAEMHGPACRQLLEKVRDGKIKAAVTDFHVDTVVIVMERYGVEWDKIGLFLASLLRYRGLRVYPLSLVSRIKATSFMRDYGLSFDDALAVQALKEISSNTIVSYDNDFDSVDWVRRRTPENLLEEGC